Proteins co-encoded in one Nothobranchius furzeri strain GRZ-AD chromosome 4, NfurGRZ-RIMD1, whole genome shotgun sequence genomic window:
- the ppfibp1b gene encoding liprin-beta-1b isoform X4 translates to MMSDASDMLAAALEQMDGIIAGSKTLDYSNGLFDCQSPTSPFMGSLRALHLLEDLRSVLEMMDTEERESLRCQIPESTADSMVEWLHGHLSNGHISLGGGDHYQERLSRLESDKESLVLQVSVLTDQVEAQGEKIQDLDLCLEEHREKLNATEEMLQQELLCRTSLETQKLELMSEVSNLKLKLNAMEKERMNFDERFRDSDDLILEINELRYRLTDLESEKLQYEKKLKSTKEELTLLRRQLEGKDGEMRRLQSETGFKSIAMSNADSLERDVEVQRMKKAVESLMAANEEKDRKIEELKQSLLRYKKVQDMVMSVQGKKEKTKDNECGESPTDGSSSVFSSIFGSVESEKQEVSDFEELKPKRLDELESLSGLSEEPSPAASPPDPEQISEHASTNVEKSQVVTKTEAQVDLEESKVEKCSDKDKASEKPPLNPSATLPASSEEDSFGSRKARSSFGKGFFKIRGGKKTSNSPNLAQTELQGTDHLDLAGMPQRSPNSDSTHTLPTTLENRKKSKGIKKFFGKLKRSQSTTFNLDDNLPEGEFKRGGVRATAGPRLGWSRDLQRVNNEVDAPFARWSKDQVCDWLQEQGLGLYVNMARVWISSGQTLLQASQQDLEKELGIKHPLHRKKLQLALQALGSEEEDNKGKLDYNWVTRWLDDIGLPQYKTQFDEGRVDGRVLHYMTVDDLLSLKVGSVLHHLSIKRAIQVLRLNSYDPNCLRRRPSDENNISPAEISQWTNHRVMEWLRSVDLAEYAPNLRGSGVHGGLMVLEPRFNVETMAQLLNIPPNKTLLRRHLATHFSLLIGSEAQQLKQECLENPDYILLTATTKVKPRKLPFGNFGSLRKKKQDENEEYVCPMDVEMPKGRSFQKGFELQIYEDDLDRLEQMEDSEGTVRQIGAFSEGIQNLTSMLKDDEFFKEVSNSPYPSVTDDESNA, encoded by the exons ATGATGTCTGATGCCAGCGACATGTTGGCTGCTGCCTTGGAGCAGATGGATGGCATAATAGCAG GCTCGAAGACCTTGGACTATTCTAATGGTTTATTTGACTGTCAGTCGCCCACGTCCCCTTTTATGGGTAGCTTGCGGGCTCTTCACCTTCTGGAAGACCTAAGGAGTGTCCTGGAAATGATGGACACAGAGGAAAGAGAAAGTTTACGCTGCCAAATCCCAGAATCCACAGCTGACAGTATGGTTGAGTGGCTTCATGGTCACCTG TCAAATGGACACATCTCTCTGGGTGGGGGTGACCACTACCAGGAAAGGCTGTCACGACTAGAGAGCGATAAAGAGTCTCTGGTGCTTCAG gtgagtgtgCTGACGGACCAGGTGGAGGCTCAGGGAGAGAAGATCCAAGATTTAGACTTGTGTTTGGAAGAGCATAGAGAGAAACTCAACGCAACTGAGGAGATGTTGCAGCAG GAGCTTTTGTGCAGAACCTCACTGGAGACTCAGAAGCTTGAACTGATGTCTGAAGTGTCCAACCTCAAGCTGAAACTCAACGCTATGGAGAAGGAGAGGATGAACTTCGATGAGAGGTTCAGGGACAGTGAC GATTTGATTCTTGAAATTAATGAACTGCGGTACAGACTGACTGACCTGGAGAGTGAAAAATTACAATACGAAAAGAAACTCAAATCCACAAAG GAGGAGCTAACTTTACTGAGAAGGCAGCTGGAGGGCAAAGATGGTGAGATGAGAAGACTACAGAGTGAGACGGGCTTCAAATCCATCGCCATGAGCAACGCGGATTCCCTAGAGAGAG ATGTGGAAGTGCAAAGAATGAAAAAAGCAGTTGAGTCGTTGATGGCAGCGAATGAAGAAAAG GATCGAAAGATTGAGGAGCTGAAGCAGTCACTTCTTCGGTACAAGAAAGTTCAGGACATGGTGATGTCTGTACAAGGAAAGAAAG AGAAAACAAAAGATAATGAGTGTGGTGAGAGTCCCACTGATGGATCCAGTTCAGTCTTCTCCTCCATCTTTGGATCTGTGGAGTCTGAAAAACAGGAAGTTTCAGATTTTGAAGAGCTAAAACCAAAGAGGCTGGATGAG TTGGAAAGTCTCAgtggactgagtgaagagccttcTCCTGCTGCCAGCCCTCCTGATCCAGAGCAAATTTCTGAGCATGCGTCAACAAATGTGgaaaa AAGCCAAGTTGTGACTAAAACTGAGGCCCAGGTGGATCTGGAGGAAAGCAAGGTTGAGAAG TGTTCAGATAAAGACAAGGCGAGTGAAAAGCCACCTCTGAATCCATCTGCCACCTTGCCTGCCTCCTCAGAAGAGGACAGCTTTGGCTCCAGGAAAGCTCGCTCATCCTTTGGAAAAGGTTTCTTTAAGATCCGCGGAGGCAAGAAGACATCCAACAGCCCCAACCTCG CTCAAACAGAACTGCAAGGCACCGACCATTTGGATCTGGCCGGGATGCCACAGAGGTCACCAAACagtgacagcacacacacacttcctacaACTCTGGAAAACAGGAAGAAGTCCAAAGGAATAAAGAAATTCTTTGGAAA GCTCAAAAGGAGCCAGTCCACTACATTTAACCTGGATGACAACTTGCCAGAGGGAGAGTTCAAGCGGGGTGGAGTCCGAGCCACAGCAGGACCCAGACTGGGCTGGTCTCGTGATCTCCAGCGAGTCAACAA TGAAGTAGACGCTCCATTTGCTCGATGGTCAAAGGATCAGGTTTGTGATTGGCTGCAGGAGCAGGGTCTCGGCCTTTACGTGAACATGGCTCGTGTGTGGATCTCATCTGGGCAGACCCTTCTGCAGGCTTCACAACAAGACCTGGAGAAG GAGCTGGGCATTAAACACCCGCTGCACAGAAAGAAGCTGCAGCTGGCTCTGCAGGCCCTCGGCTCAGAAGAGGAGGATAATAAGGGAAAGCTGGACTACAACTGGGTGACAA GGTGGCTGGATGACATAGGCCTCCCTCAGTATAAGACCCAGTTTGATGAGGGCAGAGTGGATGGTCGCGTGCTGCACTACATGACTGTG GATGACCTGCTTTCTCTGAAGGTGGGGAGTGTCCTACATCACCTCAGTATCAAGAGAGCGATTCAAGTTCTTCGACTCAACAGCTACGACCCAAACTGTTTGCGTCGCAGGCCATCGGACGAG AACAACATTTCACCTGCGGAGATTTCCCAGTGGACCAACCACAGGGTGATGGAGTGGCTTCGGTCTGTAGACCTTGCTGAATACGCTCCCAACCTGAGAGGCAGCGGTGTCCACGGAGGCCTCATG GTTCTGGAGCCACGATTCAACGTGGAAACCATGGCTCAGCTGCTGAACATTCCGCCCAACAAGACTCTGCTGCGTCGACACCTCGCTACGCATTTTAGTTTGCTGATCGGTTCAGAAGCTCAGCAGCTCAAACAAGAGTGTCTGGAAAACCCGGACTACATTCTGCTCACAGCCACCACAAAAGTCAAG CCCAGAAAACTGCCATTTGGTAACTTTGGCAGTCTGAGGAAGAAAAAGCAGGATGAAAATGAGGAGTACGTTTGTCCGATGGATGTGGAAATGCCAAAGGGGCGGAGCTTCCAAAAAGGCTTTGAGCTTCAGATCTACGAGGACGACCTGGACAGGCTGGAGCAG ATGGAGGACTCTGAGGGGACAGTGAGACAGATCGGTGCGTTCTCCGAAGGAATTCAAAACCTCACA